A single Streptomyces mirabilis DNA region contains:
- a CDS encoding DUF6238 family protein, which produces MTSPTRPDDAHPYLRAASAGIRHHARALAPSDADPPKPGDRLHLDVLHAHLTALLQLLDQLADHTRPPHPVAGRHLATAHTRLWQATSEVHAAFHLLPGTPQADAETSSCHPERLPEGPPVLTICQRHLAAGHVVRRKTTPTDLRPHTTACVR; this is translated from the coding sequence TTGACCTCTCCTACGCGCCCCGACGACGCGCACCCCTACCTCCGCGCCGCGAGCGCCGGCATCCGCCACCACGCACGGGCCTTGGCGCCGTCGGACGCGGATCCGCCCAAGCCCGGAGATCGTCTGCACCTTGACGTGCTGCACGCCCACCTCACCGCTCTGCTCCAGCTTCTGGACCAGCTCGCCGACCACACCCGGCCCCCGCACCCGGTCGCCGGACGTCACCTGGCCACCGCCCACACCAGGCTCTGGCAGGCCACCAGCGAAGTCCACGCCGCCTTCCACCTGCTGCCTGGCACACCCCAGGCCGACGCCGAGACAAGCTCCTGCCATCCAGAGCGGCTCCCCGAGGGCCCGCCCGTGCTGACGATCTGCCAACGCCACCTCGCCGCCGGACACGTAGTACGCCGCAAAACCACCCCCACCGACCTCCGGCCGCACACCACGGCCTGCGTGCGATGA
- a CDS encoding VirB4 family type IV secretion system protein → MSHRPARRARRASASPLFTPHGTDRASRKAARRQLAEATAKVRAEASAHQSESTPAEHQMPAPLYPPSGRPGPASSRGNQLKLPAHRMTTAVAAGAYPFLAEGGLGAEGIYIGRDVHAEASFVFDPFALYGKVEGFTNPNLLLAGVIGQGKSALAKSFALRSVAFGYRVYVPCDPKGEWTPVAEALGGQSVALGPGLPGRLNPLDAAPRPESVSKADWVGEIRKRRLLLLGSLARTVLGRDLMPMEHTALDVALDAVVTRAADTHRTPLLGDVAATLNNPSALDEAAGMMSGQLGDAARDLAHAMRRLVHGDLAGMFDAPSTVAFDPTAPMLTIDLSRLGGSGDDTALVLAMTCASAWMESALSDPSGGRRWIVYDEAWRLMRHVGLLQRMQAQWKLSRGLGIANLMVIHRLSDLLTAGDAGSQGRALAEGLLADCSTRIIYRQETDQLHAAASLLGLTSVEMDAIAHLNRGRGLWKVAGRSFIVQHLLHSHELALFDTDARMH, encoded by the coding sequence ATGAGCCACCGGCCCGCCCGTCGCGCCCGCCGAGCGTCCGCCAGCCCGCTGTTCACCCCCCACGGCACCGACCGCGCCAGCCGCAAGGCCGCCCGCCGCCAGCTCGCCGAGGCCACCGCCAAAGTCCGCGCCGAAGCCAGCGCCCACCAGAGCGAAAGCACGCCCGCCGAGCACCAGATGCCCGCCCCGCTCTACCCACCGAGCGGACGCCCCGGGCCCGCCTCCTCTCGCGGGAACCAGCTGAAGCTGCCCGCCCACCGCATGACCACCGCGGTCGCGGCCGGCGCCTATCCCTTCCTCGCCGAAGGCGGACTCGGCGCCGAGGGCATCTACATCGGCCGCGACGTCCACGCCGAAGCATCATTCGTCTTCGACCCGTTCGCTCTGTACGGCAAAGTCGAGGGATTCACCAACCCCAACCTTTTGCTCGCCGGCGTGATCGGCCAGGGCAAGAGCGCCCTCGCCAAGTCCTTCGCGCTGCGTTCGGTCGCCTTCGGATACCGCGTCTACGTCCCGTGCGACCCGAAGGGCGAGTGGACTCCGGTGGCTGAAGCCCTCGGCGGCCAGTCCGTCGCCCTCGGTCCCGGACTGCCGGGTCGCCTGAACCCCCTGGACGCGGCCCCGCGCCCGGAGAGCGTGTCCAAGGCCGACTGGGTCGGCGAGATCCGCAAACGACGCCTGCTCCTGCTCGGCTCCCTCGCCCGCACTGTCCTGGGCCGGGACCTGATGCCCATGGAGCACACCGCCCTGGACGTCGCCCTCGATGCCGTCGTCACCCGCGCCGCCGACACGCACCGCACCCCGCTCCTCGGCGACGTCGCCGCCACCCTCAACAACCCAAGCGCACTCGACGAGGCCGCCGGGATGATGTCGGGCCAACTCGGCGACGCCGCCCGCGACCTGGCCCACGCCATGCGGCGCCTGGTCCACGGCGACCTGGCCGGCATGTTCGACGCCCCCTCCACCGTCGCCTTCGACCCGACCGCGCCGATGCTCACCATCGACCTCTCCCGCCTCGGCGGCTCCGGCGACGACACCGCCCTCGTCCTGGCGATGACCTGCGCGAGCGCATGGATGGAATCCGCCCTCTCCGATCCCAGCGGCGGCCGGCGCTGGATCGTGTACGACGAGGCGTGGCGCCTGATGCGCCACGTCGGCCTGCTCCAGCGGATGCAGGCCCAGTGGAAGCTCTCCCGCGGTCTCGGCATCGCCAACCTGATGGTGATTCACCGACTCAGCGATCTGCTCACCGCAGGTGACGCCGGATCACAGGGCCGCGCCCTGGCAGAAGGGCTTCTCGCCGACTGCTCCACCCGGATCATCTACCGCCAGGAGACCGACCAGCTCCACGCCGCGGCCTCGCTGCTCGGCCTGACCTCCGTCGAGATGGACGCCATCGCCCACCTCAACCGAGGGCGCGGCCTGTGGAAAGTCGCCGGACGATCTTTCATCGTGCAGCACCTCCTGCACAGCCACGAGCTGGCGCTCTTCGACACCGACGCCCGGATGCACTGA